In the Neisseria sp. KEM232 genome, GTGGGATCGACTTTGGGCTTTTTGTCGGGGCTGTATCCGGCATCAATCAAGTCCTGCCGTTCGCTGGGGCTCAAATGCGGCCATTGCTGCATCAGGGATTGCCACAAACCGATTTCGCTGTCGTAGCGGCGTTGGAATTCATTGTCTTCATATAAGGTGTCGCCGGGTGCGCCGCCGGCGGTGTTGGTTTTGGATTTGGTGCGGGTTGTCCATAGGGTTGCGGTGAAATCGATCCAGCGGCTGTTTTCGGGTTTGAAGGTGTAATCGATGTTGGCGGAATTCTGTTTCACCCACGAGCGCGGCCATTCGGCGATTTTGTTGAGGTCTTCGGCTTTGCTGCTGATGGGGCCGATGATGCGTGAGGGCATGACGTCGCCGAAGGTGGTGTTGGTGCGCCGCAGGCCGAGTTTGAGGGTTTGGCGGTGCGGCAGGCGGAAGGTGGTTTTGCCTATCCATGATTCGGTTTCGAGCGAGGTGTTGGAAACTTCGCCGCCGGGGTGGAAAAACAGGCCGACTCGGGCGATATTGGGTGAGCCGAGCATGTTTTCGCTTCCCCAAAACTTTTCTCCTCTTGCAGCGGCTTCTTCTTGGAGGCGTTTGAGCTTGTCTAGGGTTTCCTGCGTCCACGGCCCGATGTAGCCGTAGCGTTCCGCGCCTTTTTTGCCGGAAAAATAATTGCCTTTGCTGCGGTAGGCGTAGGCAAGCATGGCATCGAAGTTGTCCTGTTTGGTGGCGGCGGCGATGCGGTAAGCTTTGTCTTTGAAGAATTTGTTGCGGCCGGAAAAACGCTGATCTACGCGGTCGGAGCCGTCGAGCATGGCACGCCAGATGCCGCCGGTGGCGTAGGCGGGCTCGGGCAGGGTGCGGTAGTCAACCGAATCTTCGTAAACGTTTTTGCGCTGTCTGATGGAATTATTGGAGGTTTCGACTTTGACTTCGAGGCCGTATTTCTGCCCATCGGGGACAATATCGTCGGCATCGATGGTTTTCATGGCCACCGAACCGCCGATGCCGCTTTTCACGTCGCGGCTGAGGGAGGGGCCTTTTTCGACATAGACGCTGCTGATGATGTTGGGGTCGACATAGTTGCGGTTGTTCGCGCCCGCGTAGCCGCGCCACACGGTAATCGCCTGCTCGGTGCCGTCCACGGTTACGGGAATGCGTCCCTGCCCCTGCACGCCGCCTGTCTCTACTCCACATCTGCCGCGGCCCGCTCCCGCCGCCAAAAAATAGACGGGCTGAAAAAGAAAATTTGATTGGGAGTGCTCGAAAAACAGGCGTATCATCCGCCTGTTTTTTGCAGGAGGTTCAAATGGCCAAAAAATTTCCCATTCATCCCAAGCGCCCCGAGCGTATATGCTGGGGATGTGACAAGTATTGTTCGGCAGACGATTTGCAGTGCGGAAACGGTTGCGAGCGTATCCAGCATCCGTGCGAATTGGACGGAGAAGAGTGGTATAAAAAGGGCGATTGGAGCAATCTGCTGACTCAGGAACAACTCGCGGATTTGGGGCTGCTGTCGGAAGCGTTGCAGAAGGAGCAGACAAAAGAAGGGACGAAACCGCATATCAGATTGGCTGTGGAACAGGCGGGGTAGGGCGTTTTTTGGTGGAAAAATAGGCGGCGTCCGTTTGGCAGCCGCCGTTTTGTTTCGCTTGCCAAAACGCGGAATTTTGCCGCATGCCATCCGCTCTTTGGATACAATCCGCCGCAATTTTTAACTAATTGTGAGCCCACACAAAAATCTATGGCATTGCTGCTTGGTATCTTTTCATTTTGGCTCACAGTTGTAGAAAATCCTAGCGTTGTTTACAGTATTCCAAGGACAATACTGTCATGAACATACACAAAAACACCCGCCTTACCCCGCACCACCGCCAAGCCATTTGGACGGCTTACACGCAGGAAAAAGAAAGCGTTATCTCACTTGCCCGCCGCTACATGGTCAGCCGGCCCACTATCTACCGCATCCTCAAAGCCGCACGGATTAAATTGCTCGTGCCGCAAAACAGCACCAACAACCGCTTCAAACAAGCGTATTACGGAATACGCCGCTTGGCCAAAGTGGAACGTGCCATCCAAGAGAAATTCAAAAAGCAGGCCAAACGCTACAACAAGCCCTATCCCAGCGAAATGGTGCACGTCGATACCAAACGGCTGCCGCTGCTATAGTGAGCCAAAATAAAAAAGATACAAGGCAGCAAGCCGCAGACAGTATGGGTAATACGGCAAGGCGCAGCAACGCCGTAGATTTTTTATTTTGGCTCACTATAAAAGGACAAAAAGCCACCGATAAGCGCGATTACCTGTTTGTTGCCATTGACGATTTCTCCCGCGAGCTGTACGATCTAGTCCAGCTCCAATGAGTTTGCTCGTGTAGCGCAACATATTAACGGTATTGAGTCGTTTTGGAGTTATGCAAAACACC is a window encoding:
- a CDS encoding DUF3079 domain-containing protein; protein product: MAKKFPIHPKRPERICWGCDKYCSADDLQCGNGCERIQHPCELDGEEWYKKGDWSNLLTQEQLADLGLLSEALQKEQTKEGTKPHIRLAVEQAG